Proteins found in one Plasmodium gaboni strain SY75 chromosome 13, whole genome shotgun sequence genomic segment:
- a CDS encoding hypothetical protein (conserved Plasmodium protein, unknown function), which produces MIVLTENPLEKTNNCTYSSNKVLIKRKSNTQLKVIANRITPYFKGIIKTRRFIKLVDKTGPKYLYSKNNINNNIEKEKKIKNRSDDIKKKNLNKLDKILKINKNKQNKVITNRVHYYNTTSKDSYITNLQHQENSELVVHVKDKKKRISNNKIKCKKDLFNIREITLDNLKDINNTTKYFHDLHKLNNKNLQPKVKKNICNNIYDIYNNHINNNKHNAQNYYTLYDTNKNVNNIHYVDSITNSQSLKLYPSINNNEYVSIKRDVSKKSSLHIYNKRTLTSNSLIDSIINLSNELNKSTIEKKILNPDYEYDKNVLHYVNKILNDNKFNYDITPSNGNKNDIEKLKFKIKKYNNIPIFYFRKLFKHITEQNNSNSNNNNNNNNKSSSRHTNQSNIYDIFYDSDCNITYNHLLHTNRNHNDVYKYIHDENKDIYFNSFVYTNYYSDNYFSDRTKVKKNNNRNLFHQNFRSFIPRNSIKSQRNCSIDRDKRNNQKSDLKSELKNKQIDLFHSKEVSSFKKKNEYINSDNIVNNNVSFHNDKHDPALNSKINNSYYHLNNYHHIKRISSNSNINIYEKEKKINSSCIHKNRINESCIKKFLNDNYKYIHWGNSKYYNTNNSSQNIKTRSSIFVDSNNFSTSKEIVTNKKLKDISHPNKEVILKSRKEEIYKYITNIKNEIDENDVMDSKYNKQLMDDLYNFNNDQSLKNSNNKSVVSILVNYPSSSISNRGSFDGVNGNYHNKNNNYYYGNNNYNNNNNKNNCCSNSGSNSSSNCNNNNIYNNSHIKDTSIKMNVKECNDHVRNNIQNENSNYNSFISIDANCSFNSNNIKRNDSYINISEDDNYNNSVINENNNNDSYIDLISLQKNDNTQNQSYTSDIKGQRKFHKDSITEKLEERTSGFVINNINELKSLRSSIHSIYSSVELIKTPIESNIENNHLINNREIFTSKDIKSLCIFKQRNKKVRSSNNSSLLIDFRNSYTNDINMLTENQKFNNVLLNKEIQMDENQDREFSIDDCLMNCLKHNASNLKTNEDYERYCNEDKILNPDYKPSESRKLGEKFLQKSQKELYYSYANNGFHCDTNLNNAEVGNSCFKNDNGYSSYNDPNMNYLHNMKINVFNNNNRDFMNNNNLNSIYNNNHSVSSIYKNNYINSINNEYITNDKFIKYYEKYSNKDVDENEGKKLNYTDCYDFKNSLLNGLSRDDSFCSDDDLKNDENDMNFLKDSINSFDNLESTEKKYEEILRDFNGKIPLLHKVLKPLPAKNRSNNFDICLYLLQKHGGDLNNEENICILRDKEIVEHSAIYDTKKCCIKSNITNVTNIKLYHPKWYNKKKIIERLKEQSCYNPFTIFGSAPSLLDFDEVFDKDVYNKFVSRNSRKNHSLLRVLAKQKVINNLNDKITDKEWPQVHAYLKKRWSKETNIELNWACDPLLYEELEWYLSTNNEYLNMTDKVADIEVCYCPTLNPNSYYAWNDSRVIYTNLCYNKSKEEVDANNNSVNKGRYMMNKNMELKNNDKQVSFRKRASGCEHLMFQQNIMKQKNLSKRKKKLLKKKKRMLKEKNKLLNNNNNDSSNNRGETEIDANAYFETSENYENNSKNMYPHNNNNNYSANDNNPYYPNIFITKRKKSVYFKKNNDDDTIPIMTVNTSLYRNNMDNRYNCNNTAYDYIKNKDHTIKFFASPKKTKKNYSCKKSVNNSDSFYLLNSSMINNDNIYNNNFNSFDSKKSMDCNNPSSSSIYNKNMFIEKDNIKNKNEIDARNYSGRHKFTSDINNEENVGANIEMHENIFKNNIYETNNNKYTYDVNKNYNKMNFITQDDNNDEDSNNNYTDDNNSNSGIHLKNKNDGMKSFVHMKQNQNNYEYNMKNKYINNNNYYNSDNSVVNMSIYKDIRMDEKYKNNGNNYRNDDSENNHNCYDNYKGFNNETKKERFNTNNFVDNYYQFNQIKVEESNEFKNFRNMDEEYTYESDNNSIFKNKLSTFTFSEEDESKKKYNINELKEKYVNIYKEQNINDNYTTNVFENTFDKNTNNNNKYFTSKTMGIEYFQNKKLENMSQMGNKKKIENVTNINLEKNNVPIKKSANVFPPQEDIFKLTHKNIDTKNIVEQKVKSNNIPSIYSNKKNETDNSLNTFNSKRLSNSNISVNENRKIRKYTNKMCEENDNMSFEPSENIKEQSNKKGSIETSSSRTSDTSMSSAFKMATSVFKKLF; this is translated from the coding sequence ATGATTGTTTTAACAGAAAATCCATTAGAAAAAACTAATAACTGTACGTATTCAAGCAACAAAGTATtaattaaaagaaaaagtaATACACAATTAAAAGTTATAGCGAATAGAATTACACCATATTTTAAAGGAATAATAAAGACGCGAAGATTCATAAAACTCGTTGATAAGACAGGACCCAAATATTTATActcaaaaaataatataaataataatatcgaaaaagaaaagaaaattaaaaacCGTTCagatgatataaaaaaaaagaatttaaataaattagataaaatattaaagatTAACAAGAATAAGCAAAATAAAGTTATAACTAATCGAgttcattattataatactACCTCAAAAGATTCATATATTACAAATTTGCAACATCAAGAAAATTCTGAACTTGTTGTTCATGTTAAAGATAAGAAAAAGAGAATTTCTAATAATAAGATAAAGTGTAAAAAagatttatttaatataagAGAAATCACATTAGACAATCttaaagatataaataatacaacAAAATACTTTCATGATTTacataaattaaataataaaaatctACAACCAaaggtaaaaaaaaatatatgtaataatatatatgatatatataataatcatattaataataataaacataatgctcaaaattattatacattatatgatactaataaaaatgtaaataatatacattatGTTGATAGTATTACAAACAGTCAatcattaaaattatatccttcaattaataataatgaatatgTTAGTATAAAAAGAGATGTATCCAAAAAATCTTCTTTgcatatttataataaaagaacCTTAACAAGTAATAGTTTAATAGATTCTATTATAAACTTATCAAACGAACTTAATAAATCAActatagaaaaaaaaattttgaatCCTGATTAtgaatatgataaaaatgtactacattatgtaaataaaatattaaacGATAATAAGTTCAATTATGATATTACTCCTTCGAATGGgaataaaaatgatatagaaaaattaaaatttaaaataaaaaagtataataatattcctattttttattttagaaaattatttaaacatattacagaacaaaataatagtaatagtaataataataataataataataataaaagtagTAGTAGGCATACAAATCAATccaatatatatgatatattttatgataGTGATTgtaatattacatataatcATCTACTTCACACAAATAGAAATCATAATgatgtatataaatatatacatgaTGAAAACAAAGACATCTACTTTAATTCTTTTGTGTATACTAATTATTATTctgataattatttttcaGATAGAAcaaaagtaaaaaaaaataataacagAAATCTATTTCATCAAAATTTTAGATCCTTTATACCAAGAAATTCAATCAAATCACAACGAAATTGTAGTATAGATCGagataaaagaaataaCCAAAAAAGTGATTTAAAGTCTGAATTAAAGAACAAACAAATTGATTTATTTCATTCTAAAGAAGTAAGTtcctttaaaaaaaaaaatgaatatattaatagtGACAATATagttaataataatgtatcATTTCATAATGATAAACATGATCCAGCATTAAATagtaaaataaataattccTATTATCATctaaataattatcatcatattaAAAGGATTAGTAGTAATAGcaacataaatatatatgaaaaagaaaaaaagataaatagTTCGTgtattcataaaaatagaaTAAACGAATcatgtataaaaaaatttttaaatgataattataaatatattcattgGGGTAATTctaaatattataatacaaataattcttcacaaaatattaaaacaCGTTCCTCTATATTTGTAGATTCTAATAATTTTAGTACATCTAAAGAAATTGTAActaacaaaaaattaaaagatatttCACATCCAAATAAAGAGGTAATTCTTAAAAGTAGgaaagaagaaatatataaatatataacaaatattaaaaatgaaatagATGAAAATGATGTAATGGAtagtaaatataataagCAGTTGATGGATGATCTATATAACTTTAACAATGATCAAAgtttaaaaaattcaaataataaatctGTAGTATCTATTTTAGTAAATTATCCTAGTAGTAGTATAAGCAACAGGGGTTCGTTTGATGGTGTTAATGgaaattatcataataaaaataataattattattatggtaacaataattataataataataataataaaaataattgtTGTAGTAATAGTGGTAGTAATAGTAGTAGtaattgtaataataataatatttataataatagtcATATTAAAGATACCAGTATCAAAATGAATGTAAAAGAATGTAATGATCATgtaagaaataatatacaaaatgaaaatagTAATTATAACTCATTTATTAGTATAGATGCCAATTGTAGTTttaattcaaataatattaaacgaaatgattcatatattaacatttctgaagatgataattataataatagtgtaataaatgaaaataataataatgatagtTATATAGATTTAATTTCTTTACAGAAAAACGATAATACACAAAACCAAAGTTATACAAGTGATATAAAAGGACAAAGAAAATTTCATAAAGACAGTATTACTGAAAAATTAGAAGAAAGAACTTCTGGATttgttataaataatattaatgaattaaaaagCTTAAGATCAAGTATTCATTCTATATATAGTAGTGTTGAATTAATTAAAACCCCTATTGAATctaatatagaaaataacCATTTAATAAACAATCGTGAAATTTTTACTTCGAAAGATATAAAATctttatgtatttttaaacaaagaaataaaaaggTAAGATCATCAAATAATTCATCTTTATTAATTGATTTTAGAAACTCATATACGAATGATATCAATATGTTAACAGAAAATCAAAAGTTTAATAATGTATTATTGAATAAAGAAATTCAGATGGATGAAAATCAGGATCGTGAGTTTTCAATTGATGATTGTTTAATGAACTGCCTGAAACATAATGCATCTAATTTAAAAACCAATGAAGATTATGAAAGATATTGTAATGAAGACAAAATATTGAATCCAGATTATAAGCCTTCAGAATCTAGAAAACTTGGAGAAAAATTTTTGCAAAAAAGTCAAAAGgaattatattattcttatgCTAACAATGGTTTTCATTGTGACacaaatttaaataatgcTGAAGTTGGTAACAGttgttttaaaaatgataatgGATATAGTTCATATAATGATCCGAACATGAACTATCTTcataatatgaaaataaatgtcttcaataataataatagagatttcatgaataataataatttaaatagtatttataataataatcatagTGTTAGtagtatatataagaataattatataaattctataaataatgaatacATTACTAATgataaatttattaaatattatgaaaaatattcaaataaaGATGTTGATGAAAATGAAGGAAAGAAATTGAATTACACAGATTGTTATGATTTTAAAAATTCCTTATTAAATGGATTAAGTAGAGATGATAGTTTCTGTTCAGATgatgatttaaaaaatgatgaaaatgatatgaattttttaaaagattCTATAAATTCATTTGATAATTTAGAATCAACcgaaaaaaaatatgaagaaattTTACGGGACTTTAATGGAAAAATTCCTTTACTTCATAAAGTGTTAAAACCATTACCAGCAAAAAATCGATCCAACAATTTTgatatttgtttatatttattacaaAAGCATGGAGGAGACttaaataatgaagaaaatatttgCATATTAAGAGATAAAGAAATTGTAGAACATAGTGCCATATATGATACTAAAAAATGTTGtataaaaagtaatataaCAAATGTAACAAATATTAAGTTATATCATCCCAAATGGTATAACAAGAAAAAGATTATTGAAAGATTGAAAGAACAAAGTTGTTATAATCCTTTTACGATTTTTGGATCTGCACCAAGTTTATTGGACTTTGATGAAGTTTTTGACAAAgatgtatataataaatttgtTTCAAGAAATAGTCGTAAAAATCATTCTTTATTAAGAGTATTAGCTAAACAAAAGGTTATCAAcaatttaaatgataaaataacaGATAAAGAATGGCCTCAAGTACATGcatatttgaaaaaaagaTGGAGTAAAGAAACTAATATCGAATTAAATTGGGCATGTGATCCCTTATTATATGAAGAATTAGAATGGTATTTAAGTacaaataatgaatatCTTAATATGACAGATAAAGTAGCAGACATTGAAGTATGTTATTGCCCAACTTTAAACCCCAATTCTTATTATGCATGGAATGATTCAAGAGTTATTTATACAAATTTGTGTTACAATAAGTCGAAAGAAGAAGTTGACGCTAACAATAACTCTGTTAATAAAGGAAGATATATgatgaataaaaatatggaaCTAAAGAATAATGACAAACAAGTATCCTTTAGAAAAAGAGCAAGTGGATGCGAACACCTCATGTTTcaacaaaatataatgaaacAGAAAAATTTGTcgaaaagaaaaaagaaattattaaaaaaaaaaaaaagaatgttaaaagaaaaaaataaattactaaacaataataataatgatagtagtaataataGAGGTGAGACAGAAATAGATGCTAATGCTTATTTCGAAACATCagaaaattatgaaaataattccaaaaatatgtatccacataataataataataattattctGCAAATGACAATAATCCATATTATCcaaacatttttataacaaaACGTAAAAAAAGTGTTtactttaaaaaaaataatgacGATGATACTATTCCAATTATGACCGTAAACACATCTTTATACAGaaataatatggataatagatataattgtaataatactgcatatgattatattaaaaataaagatcatacaataaaattttttgCCTCCCctaaaaaaacaaaaaaaaattattcatgTAAAAAATCCGTTAACAATTCGGATTCTTTCTATCTTTTGAATTCATCTATgattaataatgataatatttacaataataattttaatagTTTTGATTCCAAAAAATCAATGGATTGTAATAACCCTTCATCATCATccatttataataaaaatatgttcattgaaaaagataacataaaaaataaaaatgaaatagATGCACGAAATTATTCTGGTAGGCATAAATTTACATctgatataaataatgaagaaaatgtAGGTGCAAATATAGAAATGcatgaaaatatttttaaaaataatatatatgaaacGAACAACAATAAGTATACTTACGATGtgaataaaaattataataaaatgaatttCATCACACaagatgataataatgatgaagatagtaataataattatacagatgataataattctaATAGTGGTATTCatttaaagaataaaaatgatgGTATGAAATCTTTTGTTCATATGAAGCAGaatcaaaataattatgaatataatatgaaaaataaatatataaataacaataattattataattcaGATAATAGCGTTGTAAATATGAGCATATATAAGGATATACGAATGgatgaaaaatataagaacAACGGTAACAATTATAGAAATGATGATTCAGAGAATAATCATAATTGTTATGATAACTATAAAGGTTTTAATAATGAgacaaaaaaagaaagattCAATACAAACAATTTTGTTGATAATTATTACCAATTCAACCAAATAAAAGTAGAAGAATCTAAcgaatttaaaaatttcaGAAATATGGATGAAGaatatacatatgaatCAGATAACAACAGTATATTCAAGAATAAATTATCAACTTTTACTTTCTCAGAGGAAGATGAgagtaaaaaaaaatataatattaatgaattaaaagaaaaatatgtaaatatatataaagaacaaaatataaatgataattatacTACTAATGTTTTTGAAAATActtttgataaaaatacaaataataataataaatattttactAGTAAAACTATGGGAATAgaatattttcaaaataaaaagttaGAAAATATGTCTCAAATGGgaaataagaaaaaaatagaaaatgTTACCAATATTAATcttgaaaaaaataatgttcCTATAAAAAAATCTGCAAATGTTTTCCCACCACAAGAAGATATATTCAAATTAACGCATAAAAACATTGATACAAAAAATATCGTAGAACAAAAAGTTAAGAGCAATAATATACCATCcatatattcaaataaaaaaaatgaaacagataattctttaaataCATTTAATTCTAAAAGGTTAAGTAATAGTAACATTAGTGTTAACgaaaatagaaaaataagaaaatatacaaataaaatgtgtgaagaaaatgataatatgtCCTTTGAACCATctgaaaatattaaagaacaaagtaataaaaaaggaagTATCGAAACGTCTTCTAGTAGAACCAGTGATACATCTATGTCTAGTGCCTTCAAAATGGCTACTTctgtttttaaaaaattattttaa
- a CDS encoding putative proteasome subunit beta type-7 codes for MKLEYINILKEENGGYNFDNLKRNELLKEKGVKFPQFRKTGTTICGLVCQNAVILGADTRATEGPIVADKNCSKLHYISKNIWCAGAGVAGDLEHTTLWLQHNVELHRLNTNTQPRVSMCVSRLTQELFKYQGYKVCAIVLGGVDVNGPQLYGIHPHGSSCLLPFTALGSGSLNAMAILEAKYRDNMTIEEGKNLVCEAICAGIFNDLGSGGNVDICVITKDGYQHIRPYKEPNVRLYHLPHPTIYPKGTTPILSEKIEYIKKYISIEDA; via the coding sequence atgaaactcgaatatataaatatactCAAAGAAGAAAACGGAGgatataattttgataacttaaaaagaaatgaattattaaaagaaaaaggaGTAAAGTTTCCACAATTTCGAAAAACAGGAACAACCATATGTGGATTGGTTTGCCAGAATGCAGTCATTTTGGGTGCCGATACAAGAGCTACAGAAGGACCAATAGTAGCTGATAAAAATTGTAGTAAATTACATTACAtaagtaaaaatatatggtGTGCAGGTGCAGGTGTAGCAGGAGATTTAGAACATACAACTTTATGGTTACAACATAATGTTGAATTACATCGTTTAAATACAAATACACAACCAAGAGTATCCATGTGTGTATCAAGATTAACTCaagaattatttaaatatcAAGGATATAAAGTGTGTGCAATAGTGTTAGGTGGAGTAGATGTTAATGGACCACAATTATATGGAATACATCCCCATGGTTCATCTTGTTTATTACCATTTACAGCTTTAGGTTCAGGATCTTTAAATGCTATGGCAATATTAGAAGCAAAATATAGAGACAATATGACAATAGAAGAAGGAAAAAATCTAGTATGTGAAGCTATATGTGCAGGTATTTTTAATGATTTAGGTTCTGGTGGTAATGTAGATATATGTGTTATTACAAAAGATGGTTATCAACATATAAGACCTTATAAAGAACCAAACGTGCGATTATATCACTTACCTCATCCAACTATATATCCAAAAGGAACCACACCTATTCTATCTGAAAaaattgaatatattaaaaaatatatatctatagAAGATGCATAA